A section of the Neorhizobium galegae bv. orientalis str. HAMBI 540 genome encodes:
- a CDS encoding argininosuccinate synthase, producing the protein MVLPKDVKKVVLAYSGGLDTSIILKWLQTELNAEVVTFTADLGQGEELEPARKKAEMLGIKEIYIEDVREEFVRDFVFPMFRANAVYEGVYLLGTSIARPLISKHLIEIAKKTGADAIAHGATGKGNDQVRFELSAYALNPDIKVIAPWRDWAFKSRTDLLKFAEENQIPVAKDKMGEAPFSVDANLLHSSSEGKVLEDPAVEAPEYVHMRTISPEAAPDKATVIKVGFRQGDAVSINGVAMSPATLLAALNNYGRDNGIGRLDLVENRYVGMKSRGVYETPGGTILLAAHRAIESITLDRGAAHLKDDIMPRYAELIYYGFWFSPEREMLQALIDKSQEHVEGEVTLKLYKGNVMVIGRESEKSLYSDKLVTFEDDQGAYDQKDAAGFIKLNALRLRTLAKRNLGK; encoded by the coding sequence ATGGTACTCCCGAAAGACGTAAAGAAGGTCGTTCTCGCCTATTCCGGCGGTCTCGACACCTCGATCATCCTGAAATGGCTGCAGACCGAACTGAATGCCGAGGTGGTGACCTTCACCGCCGATCTCGGCCAGGGCGAGGAGCTGGAGCCGGCTCGCAAGAAGGCCGAGATGCTCGGCATCAAGGAGATCTATATCGAGGACGTGCGCGAGGAATTCGTGCGCGATTTCGTCTTCCCGATGTTCCGCGCCAACGCCGTCTATGAAGGCGTCTACCTGCTCGGCACCTCGATCGCCCGTCCGCTGATCTCCAAGCACCTGATCGAGATCGCCAAAAAGACCGGTGCCGATGCGATCGCCCATGGCGCCACAGGCAAGGGCAACGACCAGGTCCGTTTCGAGCTTTCGGCCTATGCGCTGAACCCGGATATTAAGGTCATCGCCCCGTGGCGCGACTGGGCGTTCAAGAGCCGCACCGATCTTCTGAAATTCGCCGAGGAAAACCAGATCCCGGTCGCCAAGGACAAGATGGGCGAAGCGCCGTTCTCGGTCGATGCCAACCTGCTGCACTCCTCTTCCGAGGGCAAGGTTCTGGAAGACCCGGCCGTTGAGGCTCCCGAATACGTGCATATGCGCACGATCTCGCCGGAAGCTGCTCCGGACAAGGCGACCGTCATCAAGGTCGGCTTCAGACAAGGCGATGCGGTTTCCATCAACGGTGTCGCCATGTCGCCGGCGACCCTGCTTGCCGCGCTCAACAATTACGGCCGCGACAACGGCATCGGCCGTCTCGACCTCGTCGAGAACCGCTATGTCGGCATGAAGTCGCGGGGCGTCTACGAGACCCCCGGCGGCACGATCCTGCTGGCGGCCCACCGGGCGATCGAGTCGATCACGCTCGACCGCGGTGCCGCCCATCTCAAGGACGACATCATGCCGCGTTACGCGGAGCTCATCTATTACGGCTTCTGGTTCTCGCCGGAGCGAGAAATGCTGCAGGCGCTGATCGACAAGAGCCAGGAGCATGTCGAAGGCGAAGTGACGCTGAAGCTCTACAAGGGCAATGTCATGGTCATCGGCCGCGAGAGCGAAAAGTCGCTCTATTCCGACAAGCTGGTCACCTTCGAGGACGACCAGGGCGCCTACGACCAGAAGGATGCTGCCGGTTTCATCAAGCTCAATGCGCTGCGCCTGCGCACCCTCGCCAAGCGCAATCTCGGCAAGTAA